Genomic segment of Saccharomycodes ludwigii strain NBRC 1722 chromosome VI, whole genome shotgun sequence:
tatttttattcttattttattatgtctttataatttttgtagcaaaaaaaaatactcgGACATATCAGTTCCCTCGGatttagttttaaaaaaaaaaaacttcttCTTTTGTCTAATAGAACAACTCAAATCTTCCAACAAGctacataaaaaaaaaaaaaattaaacagcAGCAATAGTTACTACacaattatataaataaaatcatagTCTCGCAGAAAGagaggagaaaaaaaaattacacaGGATTAAAACATCgttcaaaaaattcatcTCAAGCATCATAAGTAGTGGCAGAAACATGACCACCATGACCAGTCCAGTCAAAGTGAATGTCTTCACCCTCCTTATAGTGGTCATTAGCGGCTTCTGGTAAAACTCTGAATGTGTGGGCACCGAAATAATCACGTTGAGCTTGCAACAAGTTAGCTGGCAATCTCTTGGATCTGTAACCATCGTAAAAGGCCAGGGCAGTAGAGAAAGCTGGGGTTGGAACACCATAACTAGTAGCTAAACCAATACTTCTTCTCCAGCCTGGTTGAGCCTTGTTAAGAGCATCGGTGAAAAATTTGTCAAACAACAAGTTTTCCAAATCTGGGTCCGCTCTGTAGGCTTTGGTAATTTCACCAAGGAAGATAGATCTGATGATACAACCACCTCTCCACATTAAAGCAATAGCTGGGTTGTTTAATTTCCAGCCGTAATCTTTACCGGCTTGACGAATCAACATGAAACCTTGAGCATAAGAAATGATTTTAGAAGCATATAAAGCTTGTTCTAAGTCATCAATAAAAGCTTGTTTATCTTTGACAGCATCCTTAGGGATTTCTGGACCAAGTAATTTAGTAGAAGCTCTGATACGTTCTTCTTTCAAGGCACTCAAACATCTAGAGAAAACTGCTTCACCAATCAAGGTAACTGGCATACCCAAATCCAAAGCGTTTATAGCAGTCCACTTACCAGTACCCTTTTGGCCAGCAGtatctaaaattttttccacTAGAGGGGTACCGTCGGTATCATTGACCTTCAAAATGTCTCTGGTAATTTCAACTAAGAAAGAATCCAAAACACCTTTGTTCCATTTAGCGAATACTTCACTAATCTCTTT
This window contains:
- a CDS encoding phosphogluconate dehydrogenase (decarboxylating) GND1 (similar to Saccharomyces cerevisiae YHR183W | GND1 | 6-phosphoGlucoNateDehydrogenase (paralog of YGR256W | GND2)) — encoded protein: MSSSEPKGDLGLIGLAVMGQNLILNAADHGFTVVAYNRTVSKVDHFLANEAKGKSIIGAHSLEDLVSKLKRPRKVMLLIKAGAPVDTTINHLVPLLDKGDIIIDGGNSHFPDTNRRYEELKAKGIYFVGSGVSGGEEGARYGPSLMPGGAEEAWPYIKNIFQSIAAKSDGEPCCDWVGPAGAGHYVKMVHNGIEYGDMQVICEAYDIMKRIGGFTDKEISEVFAKWNKGVLDSFLVEITRDILKVNDTDGTPLVEKILDTAGQKGTGKWTAINALDLGMPVTLIGEAVFSRCLSALKEERIRASTKLLGPEIPKDAVKDKQAFIDDLEQALYASKIISYAQGFMLIRQAGKDYGWKLNNPAIALMWRGGCIIRSIFLGEITKAYRADPDLENLLFDKFFTDALNKAQPGWRRSIGLATSYGVPTPAFSTALAFYDGYRSKRLPANLLQAQRDYFGAHTFRVLPEAANDHYKEGEDIHFDWTGHGGHVSATTYDA